A stretch of the Leishmania infantum JPCM5 genome chromosome 30 genome encodes the following:
- the CYP9 gene encoding putative cyclophilin 9: protein MPFRVLKPRRDAPQALLTPPSREQVYNNIEERRLKEWENYQKAHRFMEEAHTNRIFLDIGIGDALAGRLVVELFEDVVPETAARFHRLVTGEGGIHDATGVKLDYLYTPLELIDRQHGYARFGDLLAYGVRLEPLRQETFKVRHTSRGLLTMTSYGPNLCNTSFAITLAAAPSLDFKQVAFGKVVDGLHLLEKLESLPLDQVGRPLTPVMIAICGTLTGERPPGKWASPQDRTGCDEDLAYEAIQ, encoded by the coding sequence ATGCCCTTCCGGGTGCTGAAGCCGCGGAGGGACGCTCCGCAGGCATTGCTgacgccgccatcgcgtGAGCAGGTGTACAACAACATCGAGGAGCGTCGCTTGAAGGAGTGGGAGAACTACCAAAAGGCTCACCGGTtcatggaggaggcgcacacaaaTCGCATTTTCCTCGACATCGGCATCGGTGATGCATTGGCGGGAAGACTCGTTGTGGAGCTCTTCGAGGATGTCGTACCCGAAACCGCTGCACGCTTTCACCGCCTCGTTACCGGCGAAGGCGGTATCCACGACGCAACTGGCGTCAAGCTGGACTACCTCTACACCCCTCTCGAGCTGATTGACCGCCAGCACGGCTACGCGCGCTTTGGGGATCTTTTGGCGTATGGCGTGCGTCTTGAGCCTCTGCGACAGGAAACGTTCAAGGTGCGCCACACCAGCCGTGGACTGCTCACGATGACGTCTTACGGGCCAAATCTGTGCAACACGTCTTTCGCCATCactctcgccgctgcgccctcTCTCGACTTCAAGCAGGTAGCGTTCGGCAAGGTGGTGGACGGGCTGCATCTGCTGGAGAAGCTAGAGTCACTCCCGCTGGATCAGGTAGGCCGCCCTCTAACACCAGTCATGATTGCGATCTGTGGAACCCTTACGGGAGAGCGTCCCCCAGGCAAATGGGCCTCGCCCCAAGACAGGACGGGCTGCGACGAGGATCTTGCATACGAAGCCATCCAGTGA